The window ATGAGGACGCGCACCAGTTCCTCGGCCGCGGCGCACGCCGCCCGGTCGCCGGTGGCGGCGATCCGGTCGAGCACCTCTTCGACCCTGCGCCCGGCCTGCGGGGCGTCGATCACCGCGCTCATCCGCCCAGTCCGCTCAGGCCGGTGGGCACGTGCATCGTCTTGACCGTCTTGCCGCCGCCGACGTACATGTGCACGCCGCAGGGCAGACAGGGGTCGAAGCTGCGCACCGCGCGCATGATGTCGATGCCCTTGAAGTTCTCCGGGGTGTTCTCCTCGAAGATCGGGGTGTTCTGCACGGCGTCCTCGTACGGTCCGGGCGTGCCGAAGGTGTCGCGGGTGCTGGCGTTCCACGGGGTCGGCGGGTACGGGTGGTAGTTGGCGATCTTCCCGTCGCGGATGACCATGTGGTGCGAGAGGACGCCCCGTACGGCCTCGGTGAAGCCGACGCCGATGGCCTCGTCCGGCACCTCGAACTTCTCCCAGGTCTGGGTGCGTCCGGCCCGTACCTCGGCGAGGCCCTTCTCGGCGCAGTGCAGGGCGATGGCGGCCGCGTACGCCTGGAAGTACGTGCGGGCGCGGTTGCGCTCCAGCGCGTTGCTCCACTTCGGGATCTTCCACTCGAAGCGGGTCTCGGGCTTGGTCATCGTCCGCGGCAGGGTGATGACCACGCTGTTCCCGGTCGCCTGGACGTAGTCGGTGTGGACGAGCCCGGACAGGGCGGTGGACCACAGGCGGGCGATGGGGCCGCCGCCGGTGTCGAGGGCGAGGTGGTCCTTGCCGTCGAACCAGCGGGGCGACATCACCCAGCTGTACTTGTCGTCGAAGTTCCGCTTCTGCGGGGCGGGGATCGTGTGCTGGTTCCACGGGTGGCGGGGGTCCACCGGGTTGCCGAGCGGGTCGTGCGTGACGAACTGCTCCTGGCCCTGCCAGTCGTCGTAGTACGAGCTGCCCAGCAGGATGCGGATGCCGAGGTTGATCTCGGTCAGGTCGTTGGTGACCAGCTTGCCGTCGACGACCACGCCCGGGGTGACGAACATCTTCCGTCCCCAGTCGGTCATGTTGGCGTACGTGAAGTCGCAGTACTCGGGGTCGTTGAGGGCGCCCCAGCAGCCGAGCAGCACGCGCCGGCGGCCTACCTCCTCGTACCCGGGCAGGGCCTCGTAGAAGAAGTCGAAGAGGTCGTCGTGGAGGGGGACGACCTTCTTCATGAACTCGCAGTACCGCATGAGGCGGCTCATGTAGTCCGTGAAGAGCTGGACGGAGGCGATGGTGCCGACGCCGCCCGGGTAGAGCGTGGAGGGGTGCACGTGGCGCCCCTCCATCAGACAGAACATCTCGCGCGTGTAGCGGCTGACCTGGAGCGCCTCGCGGTAGAATTCGCCCTCGATGGGGTTGAGGGAGCGCATGATGTCGGCGATGGTCTTGTAGCCGTGCTCCCCCGCGTGCGGGGACGGCGTGCGCTCGGCGAGCTCCAGGACGCCCGGGTTGGTCTCGCGGACCATCTTCTCGCAGTAGTCGACCCCGACCAGGTTCTCCTGGAAGATGTTGTGGTCGAACATGTACTCCGCCGACTCGCCGAGGTTGATGATCCACTCGGCGAGGTGGGGCGGCTTCACCCCGTAGGCCATGTTCTGCGCGTACACGGAGCAGGTGGCGTGGTTGTCACCGCAGATCCCGCAGATGCGGCTGGTGATGAAGTGCGCGTCGCGGGGGTCCTTGCCGCGCATGAAGACGCTGTAGCCGCGGAAGACCGACGAGGTGCTGTAGCACTCCGCGACCCGCTTCTGCTTGAAGTCGATCTTCGTGTGGATGCCGAGACTGCCCACGATCCGGGTGATCGGATCCCAGGCCATCTCCACCAGGCCGCTGCCGTCGCCGGCCGCCTTCGTGTTCGGTGCCATCGTCTCTTCCGTGACCCTTCTTCGGTGCGGGGAGCGGGACTTTCTGCGTGCTGCGGGACGGGACGTCACCAGGGCGGGCGGTAGCCCGTGGTCAGGCCACGGCCCGCGTGCCTCCACTTCGGTTCCTGGTCCACGGTGTGCGCGGTGACCGACCGGAGCTTGCGGATCACGGCGCCGTACGCGCCGCTCGCCGTGACGGAGACCCTGGCCCCGGGGGGTTCGTCCATGAAGGGCATGAACTTGTCGGGGAAGCCGGGCATCGTGCAGGCGATGCAGATGCCGCCGACGTTCGGGCAGCCGCCGATGCCGTTCATCCAGCCGCGCTTGGGGACGTTGCACTTGACGACGGGACCCCAGCAGCCGAGCTTGACCAGGCAGAGCGGGGAGTCGTAGGTCTCGGCGAACTGGCCCTGCTCGTAGTAGCCGGCGCGGTCGCAGCCCTCGTGGACGGTGGCGCCGAAGAGCCAGGTCGGGCGCAGCTTGTCGTCGAGGGGGATCATCGGGGCCGAGCCCGCCGCCTGGTAGAGCAGGTAGGTCAGGGTCTCCGAGAAGTTGTCCGGCTGGATCGGGCAGCCCGGCACGCACACGATCGGGATGCCGGCCTTCGACGTCCAGTCCCAGCCCAGGTAGTCGGGCACGCCCATGGCGCCCGTCGGGTTGCCCTCCATCGCGTGGATGCCGCCGTACGTGGCGCAGGTGCCGATGGCGACGACGGCGAGGGCCTTGGGGGCCAGCCGGTCGATCCACTCGCTGGTGGTGATGGGCTGGCCGGTCTCCGGGTCGTCGCCGAAGCCGCACCAGTAGCCCTCGGGCTTGATCTTCTCGTTGGGGATCGAGCCCTCGACCACCAGGACGAACGGATCGATCTCGCCCCGTTCGCCCTTGAAGAACCACTCGATGAACGTGTCCGCGCCGCCGACCGGGCCGCATTCGAAGTCGATCAGGGGCCAGTGCACGGCGATCTTGGGCAGACCGGGCAGCACGCCGGTCACGATCTCCTCGATGCTCGGCTGCATCGCCGCCGTGAGGGACACGGAGTCGCCGTCGCAGCTCAGGCCCGCGTTGATCCAGAGGATGTGGATCGGGGGGTCTTCGACCGGGTCCTTCGTAGGTGCGGCCATTGGGATGCCTCCTCGGGGAGGGGATCAGAACGGGAGGGGGTGGAGGGAGGGCGGCCTGCCTTCCCCACCCTTCTTGCTAACAGCAGTCCGGGCCGGGCGCCGCGTCAGGTACGGCCAGTCCAGTGACGCCGGGCGGCGGGAGGGTCTCGGCGGGCGCGGTGGTGGTCGCGGCCCCGGCCGCGGCCGGGGTGGTGGTCGCGGTGGTGGCCGGGGAGACCCGGTCCGCCGTGGCGCGGGCCAGGTGGGGCGGGGTGGCGGCCGGACGCTCCTTGCACACGAAGGCGCGGCGCAGGGCGTGGTAGGGGGCGTCCGGGTCGAAGAAGGTCCGCCGCATCAGGGCCAGCTCGGCCTCCCGGTAGGCGGCCAGCGGCCGGATCGCCTCGTCGCGCTCGCGCGCCGCCTTCTTCTCGGCGAGCCGGGACGCGGTGGCGGGCAGGGCGGCGAGACGGGCCGCGAGGTGCGCCGTCTCACGGGCGAAGTCCTCGGGCGCGCAGGGGACCGTACGGTCGACCAGCCCGAGCCCCTGGGCGGTGGCGGCGCTCAGCGGCAGGGCCTCGGCGGTGAGGCGGTCCGCGAGGCCGGGGCCGACGCGGCGCGGCAGGGTGTACGTCCAGTACTCGGAGCCGTACAGCCCCATCAGGCGGTAGTGCGGGTTCAGGACGACGCCCGAGCGGCACCAGACCTCGTCGGCCGCGAGAGCGAGCATGGCCCCTCCGGCGGCGGCGTTGCCGCCCAGCGCGCAGACCACGAGGCGGTCGGTGGTGGTCAGGACCGCCTCGACGAGGTCGTCCATGGCGTTGATGTTGGCCCAGGACTCCTCGGCCGGGTCCGCGGCGGCCTCGATGACGCCCAGGTGGATGCCGTTGGAGAAGAAGTCGCGGCCCCCGCCCAGGACCAGGACGGAGGTGGGACGGGTGCAGGCGGTGCGGTACGCGTCCAGCAGGCGGCGGCAGTGGGCGGTGCTCATCGCGCCGCCGGGGAACGAGAACGACAGGAAGCCGACCTGCCCCTCCTCGCGGTAGCCGATGTCGGCCCAGGTGCGGCGGTGGGGGCCGCTGTGCGGCGGCGCCGGAACCTCGGGCAGCGGGGGCAGCCGGTCCGCGAGCGCCAGCGTCGCGGGCAGCCTGGAGGCTGCCGGCCGTCCCGGCTCGCGGCGGGCGCGCAGTTCCGGGATCCAGACGGCGCCGTCGGCCGTGGCCCGGCAGACCGCCCCGGCCCGGGTGGCCAGCAGCGCGCCGGGCCGGCCCCGCAGGACGTCCTCGCGGTGGCCGCCGTGCAGGTACCAGTCACCGCCGAGCAGGTCGTCCCGTACGCCGGGCTGCGAGTCGGCGGCGCGCAGCGCGCGCAGGACCCGCTCGGTGCCGTCCGCCTGCCAGTCGATCCGGCGCTCCTCCTGGCGCAGGAGCGGCCGGGACCGGCCGCTCGACTGCGGCCGCGGGACGTACGTGCCGGAGGCGAAGCGCTCCACGGCGAGCAGGACCGCCTCCAGGGCCGCGTCGGCGATCTCGCCGCGGTAGAGGTCGCTCTTGCCGACCGGCGGCACCGGGCACTCGACGCTCGCCCAGACGTCGCCGGCGTCCATCTCCGCGTTGGCCTGCAGGACGGTGACGCCCCACCGGGTCTCGCCGTCCTGGACGGCCCGGTCGAGGGAGGAGGGGCCGCGGTCGCCGACCGGTCCCGGATGGACGACCAGGCAGGTGTGGGCGGCCCACACCTCCTCGGGGATGGCCGTGCGCAGCATCGGCGCGAGCACGAGGTCCGGCTGGTGACCGCGCACGGCCTCGGCCAAGGAGGCGTCGGGCAGCGCGAGTTCGACCGCCACACGGTGGCCGTGGTCGCGCAGCTCGGCGTGGACTCGCTGCGTCAGGCTGTTGAACGCGCTCGCGACGAGCAGGACGTACACGTGATCTCCCAGCGGCGGCCGGGCACCGCGCGAGCGCGGTGCCCGGCCTGATCGGCAGTCCGTGACCGGAACATGACCGGCCGCCTGAGATGGTCGGCCACGCGGGGACGCCCACGCCCGAAGCTGCGCGGCGATGTCACTCGAAAGCGCCCCTTACCGCGCCCGCTCGGCCGTAGGTACGACCTCGCCGATCCCCCTCCCTAGCCCCGGGCGTGCACCACGGCGAACAGCCCCCGGGCCCGGGGGCCGGACGGCGGGCTCCAGGAGCCGGCGATGTGGCCGGTCGCTGCCTGCGGGAGGGACCGCGGGGCGTCCTGGACCGGGCGCAGGACCCGGTTCAGGCGGAGGGTCGCGCCGGACGGGACGGCCAGGGCGGTGCCGTCCCGGTCGTCGGTGGCCGTCACGGCGAGGTCCGCGGAGATCAGGCCTTCACCGGTGTGGGAGCAGGTGACGTCCCGGTCGGGGGTGTCGCTGCTGTTCTGGTCCTGGGCCTGCACCCGGCCCTCGACCAGGGCGAACAGCTGGGCGACCGCCACCGGGTCGTGGCAGCCGTCGTAGGCCCAGCGCCGGCCCAGCACCCCGTGCTCCATGATGCCGACGAGGGCGTGCTCCGCCCCGTCGAGCGGCGCACCGCGATAGGTGAGCGGCACCAGGTAGGCGGTCGGGTCGGTGCCGGAGGTGTCGGTGACCACCATGAACTCGATCCCCACCTCACCCTGCGGGTCGTCCAGCCGGAAGCCGCCGGACTTGGCCAACTCGGGTGCGCCCGCGCCGCCGACGTACCACGGGCGGGAGGGGAGCCAGGAGGTGAGCAGTTCCAGCTTCGTCGGTGTGAGGGCGGTGCGGTGGATGACGGCCATGCCGGAGAACCTCTTCCGTCGGACGAATAAGGGCCCCCTCAGCCTTTCACCCGCGCCGCGCCGAAACGGTCCGAGGGCGGGGCGGAGATAAATCGCTGGTGCGCGGTCCGATGGCCCGCCTAGGGTGACGACGCGACCGCGCCCCCGATGCGCCCGGCTGCGGCTACT of the Streptomyces sp. NBC_01294 genome contains:
- a CDS encoding nickel-dependent hydrogenase large subunit codes for the protein MAPNTKAAGDGSGLVEMAWDPITRIVGSLGIHTKIDFKQKRVAECYSTSSVFRGYSVFMRGKDPRDAHFITSRICGICGDNHATCSVYAQNMAYGVKPPHLAEWIINLGESAEYMFDHNIFQENLVGVDYCEKMVRETNPGVLELAERTPSPHAGEHGYKTIADIMRSLNPIEGEFYREALQVSRYTREMFCLMEGRHVHPSTLYPGGVGTIASVQLFTDYMSRLMRYCEFMKKVVPLHDDLFDFFYEALPGYEEVGRRRVLLGCWGALNDPEYCDFTYANMTDWGRKMFVTPGVVVDGKLVTNDLTEINLGIRILLGSSYYDDWQGQEQFVTHDPLGNPVDPRHPWNQHTIPAPQKRNFDDKYSWVMSPRWFDGKDHLALDTGGGPIARLWSTALSGLVHTDYVQATGNSVVITLPRTMTKPETRFEWKIPKWSNALERNRARTYFQAYAAAIALHCAEKGLAEVRAGRTQTWEKFEVPDEAIGVGFTEAVRGVLSHHMVIRDGKIANYHPYPPTPWNASTRDTFGTPGPYEDAVQNTPIFEENTPENFKGIDIMRAVRSFDPCLPCGVHMYVGGGKTVKTMHVPTGLSGLGG
- a CDS encoding hydrogenase expression protein HypE, producing MAAPTKDPVEDPPIHILWINAGLSCDGDSVSLTAAMQPSIEEIVTGVLPGLPKIAVHWPLIDFECGPVGGADTFIEWFFKGERGEIDPFVLVVEGSIPNEKIKPEGYWCGFGDDPETGQPITTSEWIDRLAPKALAVVAIGTCATYGGIHAMEGNPTGAMGVPDYLGWDWTSKAGIPIVCVPGCPIQPDNFSETLTYLLYQAAGSAPMIPLDDKLRPTWLFGATVHEGCDRAGYYEQGQFAETYDSPLCLVKLGCWGPVVKCNVPKRGWMNGIGGCPNVGGICIACTMPGFPDKFMPFMDEPPGARVSVTASGAYGAVIRKLRSVTAHTVDQEPKWRHAGRGLTTGYRPPW
- a CDS encoding hydrogenase maturation protein, translating into MYVLLVASAFNSLTQRVHAELRDHGHRVAVELALPDASLAEAVRGHQPDLVLAPMLRTAIPEEVWAAHTCLVVHPGPVGDRGPSSLDRAVQDGETRWGVTVLQANAEMDAGDVWASVECPVPPVGKSDLYRGEIADAALEAVLLAVERFASGTYVPRPQSSGRSRPLLRQEERRIDWQADGTERVLRALRAADSQPGVRDDLLGGDWYLHGGHREDVLRGRPGALLATRAGAVCRATADGAVWIPELRARREPGRPAASRLPATLALADRLPPLPEVPAPPHSGPHRRTWADIGYREEGQVGFLSFSFPGGAMSTAHCRRLLDAYRTACTRPTSVLVLGGGRDFFSNGIHLGVIEAAADPAEESWANINAMDDLVEAVLTTTDRLVVCALGGNAAAGGAMLALAADEVWCRSGVVLNPHYRLMGLYGSEYWTYTLPRRVGPGLADRLTAEALPLSAATAQGLGLVDRTVPCAPEDFARETAHLAARLAALPATASRLAEKKAARERDEAIRPLAAYREAELALMRRTFFDPDAPYHALRRAFVCKERPAATPPHLARATADRVSPATTATTTPAAAGAATTTAPAETLPPPGVTGLAVPDAAPGPDCC
- a CDS encoding maltokinase N-terminal cap-like domain-containing protein, which translates into the protein MAVIHRTALTPTKLELLTSWLPSRPWYVGGAGAPELAKSGGFRLDDPQGEVGIEFMVVTDTSGTDPTAYLVPLTYRGAPLDGAEHALVGIMEHGVLGRRWAYDGCHDPVAVAQLFALVEGRVQAQDQNSSDTPDRDVTCSHTGEGLISADLAVTATDDRDGTALAVPSGATLRLNRVLRPVQDAPRSLPQAATGHIAGSWSPPSGPRARGLFAVVHARG